One Proteinivorax tanatarense DNA segment encodes these proteins:
- a CDS encoding DUF3866 family protein — translation MVNKEIKVIKDIIQEKVNLQTVLFTSGDKGYNYPFLSGKVKQGDEVLVNTTAVDLKLGTGGYHFVIAKYPFEKEKKKSKGHIMKLRYTPLQFKTYPIEEQLGKQLDYISLKGTIVITAELHSMLAPIVLSLKKLNAKVKVAYVMTDSGSLSATHSNSVTLLKKHKLIEGVITSGHSFGGDLEAINPISGIQGAKIAYDADVIVVSMGPGIVGTGTQFGFTGIEQSYLSDLAQNIGCTVYPAIRLSFIDSRKRHRGLSHHYLTNFGYLCNGRFDIVLPKMARKKTKFVLSQIKKHNISKKHHLNIANGVNISDISKEFQIPLSSMGKGYDENRDFFNGLTSLGRYVSSFY, via the coding sequence GTGGTTAACAAAGAGATAAAGGTAATAAAGGATATTATTCAGGAGAAAGTCAATTTACAGACTGTATTATTTACTTCAGGAGATAAGGGGTACAATTACCCCTTTTTATCGGGAAAAGTAAAGCAAGGGGATGAAGTTTTAGTCAACACAACTGCTGTTGATTTAAAGCTAGGTACTGGAGGGTACCATTTTGTAATAGCTAAATATCCTTTTGAAAAAGAAAAGAAAAAGAGTAAAGGGCATATCATGAAACTTAGATATACCCCATTACAGTTCAAAACATATCCTATAGAAGAACAATTAGGCAAACAATTAGATTATATATCTTTAAAAGGAACAATTGTAATAACAGCAGAACTGCATAGCATGTTAGCTCCAATAGTGTTATCATTAAAAAAGCTAAATGCTAAAGTTAAGGTAGCTTATGTTATGACTGATAGCGGCTCCTTAAGCGCAACCCATAGTAACTCAGTTACCTTACTAAAAAAACATAAGTTAATCGAGGGGGTAATAACTTCTGGTCATAGTTTTGGTGGAGATTTAGAAGCTATAAACCCTATTTCTGGAATACAAGGTGCGAAAATAGCTTATGATGCTGATGTTATTGTTGTTAGCATGGGTCCAGGCATTGTAGGTACAGGCACACAATTCGGATTTACAGGTATAGAGCAGAGTTATTTATCGGACTTGGCACAAAACATAGGTTGCACTGTCTACCCAGCTATACGACTAAGTTTTATAGATTCTCGCAAAAGACATCGTGGGTTAAGCCATCACTATCTAACTAATTTTGGATATTTATGTAATGGCAGATTTGACATTGTGCTACCTAAAATGGCTAGAAAAAAAACTAAATTTGTATTATCTCAAATAAAAAAGCATAATATAAGTAAAAAACACCACTTGAATATCGCAAATGGTGTTAATATAAGTGATATTAGCAAAGAGTTCCAAATACCCCTAAGTAGCATGGGCAAGGGTTATGATGAAAATCGGGATTTCTTTAATGGACTTACATCATTAGGTAGATATGTATCTAGCTTTTATTAG
- the spoIIM gene encoding stage II sporulation protein M, which translates to MPLKYLISRYIKENAFIYYFLTLILVLGIAFGAVMVNRLPNEFSEPLADELHFYFEVLEERPDLERRELLWQSFTSNAKFILICWLLGLTIIGIPIVVFMVFSRGMVLGFTVAFLFEQASIRGMVFSILAILPQNILVLPGILVASVASLSFSWVLIMKVVKNKNIHVLPHLRNYSILCAITLLVMLAAAVIEAYITPSILRLIVPMMI; encoded by the coding sequence ATGCCGTTAAAATATTTAATAAGCAGGTATATAAAAGAAAATGCTTTTATATATTATTTTTTGACTTTAATTTTAGTACTAGGTATAGCGTTTGGAGCAGTAATGGTTAATCGATTACCTAATGAATTTTCAGAACCATTAGCTGATGAACTACATTTTTACTTTGAAGTGTTAGAAGAAAGACCGGATTTAGAAAGAAGAGAACTTTTATGGCAATCATTTACTTCAAATGCTAAGTTTATACTCATTTGTTGGTTGCTCGGACTTACAATAATTGGAATACCTATAGTTGTTTTTATGGTTTTTAGCAGAGGAATGGTGTTAGGTTTTACAGTAGCATTTCTATTTGAACAAGCCTCCATCAGGGGTATGGTATTTTCGATTTTGGCTATACTTCCTCAAAATATACTTGTTTTACCTGGTATATTGGTTGCTTCTGTGGCTAGTTTATCTTTTTCTTGGGTATTAATTATGAAGGTTGTTAAGAATAAAAATATACATGTCCTTCCCCACCTTAGAAACTATAGTATACTATGCGCAATAACTTTGCTAGTAATGCTAGCGGCAGCGGTTATTGAAGCATATATTACACCATCCATACTGAGACTAATTGTACCGATGATGATTTAA
- a CDS encoding purine-nucleoside phosphorylase codes for MNLLERISEAGRFIKSKTNYTPEVGLILGSGLGKLADEIQNSVKIKYTDIPYFPQSTVEGHAGQLIIGKLEGKVVVALQGRFHYYEGYTMQEVTFPVYVMKELGIQVLVATNACGGLSEKFSAGDLMVIEDHINTYWTNPLIGSNFEQLGPRFPDMSEAYNKDFIKLLEKVADSQGVNIQKGVYAPITGPSYSTKAELKMLITLGADTVGMSTVPEVIVANYLGLKVLGISCITDMAIPDNLHPPTHEQVVKIATETRPKFIDLVKGWLKEVKI; via the coding sequence ATGAATTTATTAGAAAGAATAAGTGAAGCGGGGAGATTTATTAAATCTAAAACCAACTATACTCCTGAAGTGGGACTAATATTAGGATCTGGGTTAGGAAAGTTAGCTGATGAAATTCAAAACTCTGTTAAAATAAAATATACTGATATTCCTTACTTTCCTCAATCAACTGTTGAGGGCCATGCTGGACAGTTAATAATTGGGAAGCTTGAAGGGAAGGTTGTTGTTGCCTTACAAGGAAGATTTCACTACTATGAAGGTTATACAATGCAAGAAGTTACATTTCCTGTTTATGTAATGAAAGAACTTGGGATTCAAGTACTAGTAGCAACTAATGCATGTGGGGGGTTAAGTGAAAAATTTTCTGCTGGAGATTTGATGGTTATCGAAGATCATATTAACACCTATTGGACTAACCCGTTAATAGGTTCTAACTTTGAACAGCTTGGGCCAAGATTCCCGGATATGTCCGAGGCATACAATAAAGATTTTATAAAACTTTTAGAGAAAGTTGCTGATAGCCAAGGAGTTAACATACAAAAAGGTGTTTATGCACCTATAACTGGCCCTAGTTATTCAACGAAGGCAGAGTTAAAAATGTTAATTACTTTAGGGGCTGATACTGTTGGCATGTCAACTGTACCTGAAGTTATAGTTGCCAATTATTTAGGGTTAAAAGTGTTGGGGATATCCTGTATAACAGATATGGCTATACCCGATAATTTACATCCCCCGACCCATGAACAAGTAGTTAAAATAGCAACTGAAACAAGACCAAAATTTATTGATCTTGTTAAAGGTTGGCTAAAGGAGGTGAAGATATAG
- a CDS encoding 2-oxoacid:acceptor oxidoreductase family protein, whose translation MLEIIMAGFGGQGVMSMGQLITYSGMIEDKEVSWMPSYGPEMRGGTANCTVVVSENPIGSPVVTEPDVVIAMNLPSLDKFESQVKPGGVLIVNSSLIERKCERDDITVIEVPANDIANELGSSKIANMVVLGSLIAQTNVVKKDSVIGALKKVLPEHRHNLIPLNEQAIDKGSEYCK comes from the coding sequence ATGTTAGAAATCATTATGGCAGGTTTTGGTGGTCAAGGTGTTATGTCCATGGGTCAGCTTATAACCTATTCTGGAATGATTGAGGATAAAGAGGTATCTTGGATGCCTTCATATGGTCCAGAAATGCGTGGCGGAACAGCAAATTGTACAGTAGTTGTATCAGAAAATCCTATCGGTTCACCGGTGGTAACTGAACCTGATGTGGTTATAGCTATGAATTTACCTTCATTGGACAAATTTGAATCTCAGGTTAAGCCAGGCGGGGTTCTTATTGTAAACTCTTCTCTAATAGAAAGAAAGTGTGAAAGAGATGATATTACGGTTATCGAAGTGCCAGCCAATGACATAGCAAACGAATTAGGAAGCAGTAAAATAGCTAACATGGTAGTTTTAGGATCTCTTATTGCTCAAACTAATGTCGTTAAAAAAGATTCCGTTATAGGAGCACTAAAAAAGGTGCTACCAGAACATCGCCACAACTTAATTCCTCTAAATGAGCAAGCTATAGATAAAGGTTCCGAATACTGTAAATAA
- the xerD gene encoding site-specific tyrosine recombinase XerD has product MKEQVADYLDYLKVERGLADNTLESYKRDLNKFMTFLNKQGFSCWKDITRQQIISYLLELQTLGMASSTVSRNLASIRSFFSYLNFENLLQKDPASDLDSPKIDKKLPKVISTEEVETLLNQPDLNDKSGIRDKAMLELLYATGLRVSEMIALDINDVNLDLGFLKCFGKGSKERIVPLGKLSIEYLKMYIENSRGKLIKNINQQALFVNFHGNRLTRQGFWKILKKYSKQGDIHADITPHTLRHSFATHLLENGADLRSVQEMLGHADISTTQVYTHVTQKRLKQVHKEFHPRA; this is encoded by the coding sequence ATGAAAGAACAAGTAGCTGATTATTTAGATTATCTAAAGGTGGAAAGAGGCTTAGCAGACAATACTTTAGAAAGCTATAAAAGGGATTTAAACAAGTTTATGACTTTTTTAAATAAACAAGGTTTCTCATGTTGGAAAGATATAACGAGGCAGCAAATCATAAGTTATCTTTTAGAACTTCAAACCTTGGGGATGGCTTCGTCTACTGTTTCAAGAAACTTAGCTTCAATTAGATCTTTTTTTAGTTATTTGAACTTTGAGAACTTGTTACAAAAAGACCCTGCTTCTGATCTAGATTCACCAAAGATAGATAAAAAACTGCCTAAGGTTATCTCTACAGAAGAAGTTGAAACTCTTCTTAATCAACCAGATTTGAATGATAAATCTGGAATTCGAGATAAGGCAATGCTGGAGCTATTGTATGCCACAGGGTTGAGGGTATCTGAAATGATTGCCCTTGATATAAATGATGTAAATTTAGACTTAGGTTTTTTAAAATGTTTTGGGAAAGGATCTAAAGAGAGAATAGTGCCCCTTGGTAAGCTGTCAATAGAATATTTAAAGATGTACATAGAGAATTCAAGGGGGAAGCTTATAAAGAATATAAACCAACAAGCACTTTTTGTTAACTTTCATGGCAATAGGTTAACACGACAAGGCTTTTGGAAAATATTAAAAAAGTATTCTAAACAAGGGGATATACATGCTGATATAACACCCCATACTTTGCGACATTCTTTTGCAACTCACCTTTTGGAAAATGGTGCAGACCTTCGTTCGGTGCAAGAAATGTTGGGTCATGCAGACATTTCAACAACTCAAGTTTATACCCATGTTACACAAAAGAGACTAAAGCAAGTGCATAAAGAATTTCACCCTAGAGCTTAG
- a CDS encoding purine-nucleoside phosphorylase codes for MEEMVKLQQAKQFIADKIDFVPEVGLILGSGLGVLAEEIEESVKIPYSEIPNFPVSTVSGHAGQLVLGRLGGKNVIAMQGRFHFYEGYRQQELTLPVRVMRLLGTEKVIITNAAGGVNKDFKVGQLMLIEDHINLTGSNPLIGKNLDHLGPRFPDMSQAYNPELKKIADDAAQKLDINLRKGVYAGFSGPNYETPSEIKMCRKLGADAAGMSTVPEVTVAVHCGMEVLGISCITNMAAGILDVKLDHKEVIEVTQKVRKDFIKLVKEILNQM; via the coding sequence ATGGAGGAAATGGTGAAGTTACAACAAGCAAAACAATTTATAGCTGATAAGATTGATTTTGTTCCTGAAGTCGGGCTGATCTTAGGGTCTGGGCTAGGAGTACTAGCGGAGGAAATAGAGGAATCGGTAAAAATTCCTTACTCAGAAATTCCCAACTTTCCTGTTTCTACAGTTAGTGGACATGCGGGGCAATTAGTTTTAGGTCGGTTAGGAGGAAAAAATGTAATTGCAATGCAGGGAAGGTTCCATTTTTATGAAGGTTACAGACAACAAGAACTTACATTACCTGTTAGAGTTATGCGCCTTTTGGGAACCGAAAAAGTTATAATTACTAATGCAGCTGGTGGGGTTAATAAGGATTTTAAAGTAGGACAACTTATGCTAATTGAAGATCATATTAACCTAACAGGAAGCAACCCGCTAATTGGAAAAAATTTAGATCACCTAGGACCTAGGTTTCCTGATATGTCACAAGCATACAATCCTGAGCTCAAAAAAATAGCTGACGATGCAGCTCAGAAGCTAGATATTAACCTCAGAAAGGGCGTTTATGCAGGCTTTTCAGGTCCAAATTATGAAACGCCTTCAGAAATTAAAATGTGTCGCAAATTAGGTGCAGATGCAGCTGGCATGTCAACAGTTCCTGAAGTAACAGTTGCCGTTCATTGTGGTATGGAGGTTTTGGGCATATCATGCATAACTAATATGGCTGCAGGAATATTAGATGTAAAACTTGATCACAAAGAGGTGATTGAAGTTACTCAAAAAGTAAGAAAAGATTTTATTAAGTTGGTAAAAGAAATTTTAAATCAAATGTAA
- a CDS encoding M20/M25/M40 family metallo-hydrolase: MENDVVNLFKDLVNIDSPSFKEGELAKILTSKLEELNFKVELEEHEGTVNIIAKRNGEGEPILLSSHMDTVLSNKGVKIIEEKGQIKTDGNTILGADDKAGIAAILTGIKHAVSKNKDLISLVVVFTYGEEVGLNGAKRVEKDRIGAKYGYVFDSGGDVGIAINKAPSEIDFTAEIIGKEAHSGVNPEDGVDAIKIAGHIISALDLGKIDEETTANIGVIKGGEMTNVICPLVELKGEVRSHDFSKTKKIAQEFKEVFDKNAQKYGGKVEFKKEIAYKDFYLDKEQEVVKYLERNLRELGRKLELKSRGGGSDANVFNEKGIPTLNLAVGMTNGHTTEEFVTVENLVMASKLVEKLVEKESRSG, encoded by the coding sequence ATGGAAAATGATGTTGTAAACTTATTTAAAGACTTGGTTAATATTGATAGTCCTTCTTTTAAAGAAGGAGAGTTGGCTAAGATACTAACTTCTAAGTTGGAAGAGCTGAATTTTAAAGTAGAACTAGAAGAGCATGAGGGTACAGTAAATATAATAGCAAAAAGGAATGGGGAAGGGGAACCTATATTACTAAGCTCCCATATGGATACTGTTTTATCTAATAAAGGGGTTAAAATCATAGAAGAAAAAGGACAAATAAAAACCGATGGAAATACTATTTTAGGGGCTGATGATAAAGCTGGAATTGCCGCCATATTAACAGGCATTAAACATGCAGTTTCTAAAAATAAGGATTTAATATCTCTAGTAGTAGTGTTTACTTATGGCGAAGAAGTAGGGTTAAATGGAGCCAAAAGAGTTGAAAAAGATAGGATTGGCGCTAAATATGGTTATGTTTTTGATAGCGGGGGGGATGTCGGGATAGCAATAAATAAAGCTCCCTCTGAGATTGACTTTACTGCAGAAATCATTGGCAAAGAAGCCCATAGCGGAGTTAATCCAGAAGATGGTGTTGATGCCATAAAAATAGCTGGTCACATAATATCAGCACTAGACCTAGGAAAGATAGATGAGGAAACCACCGCCAATATTGGAGTGATAAAAGGTGGGGAAATGACTAACGTAATATGTCCATTAGTCGAATTAAAAGGTGAAGTTAGAAGCCATGATTTTAGCAAAACAAAGAAAATAGCACAAGAATTTAAGGAAGTATTTGATAAAAATGCTCAAAAATATGGTGGGAAAGTTGAATTTAAAAAAGAAATAGCTTATAAAGATTTTTACTTAGATAAAGAGCAGGAAGTAGTAAAATATCTTGAAAGAAATCTGAGAGAGTTGGGTAGGAAACTAGAGTTGAAATCTAGGGGAGGGGGAAGTGATGCCAACGTATTTAACGAAAAAGGAATTCCCACATTAAATCTTGCGGTAGGAATGACAAATGGACATACTACAGAAGAATTTGTAACTGTCGAAAACTTAGTCATGGCAAGTAAACTTGTGGAAAAGCTAGTTGAAAAGGAGAGTAGAAGTGGTTAA
- a CDS encoding carboxylate--amine ligase produces the protein MDTDKKNSAVILGSNYYIALNAMRALGKKGIKVIGVDYNKKDAYALSSKYCSEELILPHYKYKKNEFIEGLIDFAKEEHSKPVLIPCADPYVEVIDEFRDELLKYYLLPPIEKGLTVNLLNKDSLHDIAREHDVKVPEIIWLKDNDILREVEKKFGYPCLLKPANSHQFVETFRQKMFIANNKEELDEAIKKVEEKGIEAFVQRIIPGPDSNMHTFDCYIDTSGEVSHYTTCQKKRQYPINYGASVYTGQKYFPELYDIGASFLKEIGYRGFAEIEFKKDEESKDFYLIEVNVRLTNFDVLLQKIDLNMPYIMYKDLVGEPLKPKAIKDDTNVHFWYAYEDILAIRNYLKTGQLSLKDILVSLKHRKAYAIWSVKDPIPFIKFSQKIFKKVINKIKK, from the coding sequence TTGGATACAGACAAAAAAAATAGTGCAGTTATTCTAGGTTCTAATTATTACATAGCATTAAATGCAATGCGGGCTTTAGGAAAAAAAGGAATTAAAGTTATTGGTGTTGATTATAACAAAAAGGATGCCTATGCCTTATCTTCTAAATATTGCTCGGAAGAGTTAATATTACCTCATTATAAATACAAAAAAAATGAATTTATTGAAGGTCTTATAGATTTTGCAAAGGAAGAACATTCTAAACCTGTTCTGATACCATGTGCCGACCCCTATGTGGAAGTTATAGATGAGTTTAGAGATGAACTTCTAAAATATTATTTACTACCACCTATAGAAAAGGGGTTAACTGTCAACCTTTTAAATAAAGATTCATTACATGATATAGCAAGAGAACATGATGTTAAGGTGCCAGAAATAATTTGGCTTAAAGATAATGATATATTAAGAGAAGTTGAAAAAAAGTTTGGGTACCCTTGTTTACTTAAACCTGCAAACTCCCATCAATTTGTTGAAACCTTTAGACAAAAAATGTTTATAGCAAATAATAAAGAAGAACTAGATGAAGCGATTAAAAAAGTTGAAGAAAAAGGGATTGAAGCGTTTGTTCAGAGAATAATTCCAGGTCCTGATAGTAATATGCATACATTCGATTGCTATATAGATACCAGTGGAGAAGTTTCTCACTATACAACATGTCAAAAAAAGAGACAGTATCCCATAAATTATGGGGCTTCTGTTTACACAGGTCAAAAATATTTTCCAGAACTTTACGATATTGGAGCAAGCTTTTTAAAAGAAATTGGCTACAGAGGTTTTGCAGAAATTGAATTTAAAAAAGATGAAGAAAGCAAAGATTTTTATCTAATAGAAGTAAATGTTCGATTAACAAACTTTGACGTATTGCTACAAAAAATTGACTTAAATATGCCTTATATTATGTACAAAGATTTGGTGGGGGAACCACTAAAACCTAAGGCAATAAAAGATGATACAAATGTTCACTTTTGGTATGCATATGAAGATATTTTGGCTATAAGGAATTATCTAAAAACAGGTCAACTATCTTTAAAAGACATATTGGTTTCTTTAAAACACAGGAAAGCCTATGCAATATGGAGTGTTAAAGATCCTATTCCTTTTATAAAGTTTAGTCAGAAGATTTTTAAAAAGGTTATTAACAAAATAAAAAAGTAA
- a CDS encoding rubrerythrin family protein, giving the protein MVKDDNMTAANLRSAFAGESQAYMRYSFWGQVAGKDGFPNVATLFEAVANSEKIHAQNHFNVHKNIHGDQLVPAMGGFGSASTSENLKAAREGELWEVDQMYATFIPTAEQQKENEAKRSFHWAREVEKGHADLFLEAKNKVDEKKDYQHSSVYVCGVCGHTHPGNPKEKCPVCGAPENKYKKYGN; this is encoded by the coding sequence ATGGTAAAAGATGATAACATGACTGCCGCCAATTTACGCTCAGCATTCGCCGGTGAAAGTCAGGCTTATATGAGATATAGTTTCTGGGGCCAAGTAGCAGGAAAGGATGGGTTCCCAAATGTAGCAACCTTGTTTGAAGCAGTGGCAAACTCTGAAAAAATCCATGCTCAAAATCATTTTAATGTTCACAAAAATATACACGGTGACCAACTAGTTCCGGCAATGGGTGGTTTTGGATCAGCTAGCACTTCAGAAAACCTTAAAGCTGCACGGGAAGGAGAACTTTGGGAGGTCGATCAAATGTATGCAACATTTATCCCTACTGCTGAACAACAAAAAGAAAACGAAGCTAAACGTTCTTTTCATTGGGCAAGGGAAGTAGAAAAGGGCCATGCAGACTTATTTTTAGAAGCTAAAAACAAGGTTGACGAGAAAAAAGATTACCAACATTCTTCAGTTTATGTTTGCGGTGTATGCGGTCATACTCATCCTGGCAATCCTAAAGAAAAATGTCCAGTTTGTGGCGCACCTGAAAACAAGTACAAAAAATATGGAAACTAA
- the ald gene encoding alanine dehydrogenase, producing the protein MLVGVPKEIKPNESRIAITPAGVVSMVKAGHEVIIENNGGLGSGFTNEDYEKAGAKILPTAKEVWTKAEMIMKVKEPLESEYELFQENQILFTYLHLAAEKPLTEALMKKKVVAIAYETVEEADGSLPLLTPMSEVAGRMATQMGSRFLEKPNGGAGVLMGGVPGVRPAEVTVIGGGVVGTNAAKIAHGMGANVTILDIDAERLRYLDDIFHGNINTLMSNPLNIEECAKRSDLLIGGVLIPGAKAPKLVTKEMVSQMKEGSVIVDVAIDQGGSIETIDRVTTHANPTYVVDGVVHYSVANMPGAVPRTSTIALTNVTMPYAVAIASKGWRKAIDDDARLVPGVNVVNGKLVYKPVADGLDLPYTSLEEAIN; encoded by the coding sequence ATGCTTGTAGGTGTACCTAAGGAGATTAAACCAAATGAAAGTAGAATTGCAATTACTCCTGCTGGTGTAGTGAGTATGGTTAAAGCTGGACATGAAGTTATTATTGAAAATAATGGCGGATTGGGAAGTGGTTTTACAAACGAAGATTATGAAAAAGCCGGAGCAAAAATACTTCCAACAGCTAAAGAAGTTTGGACTAAGGCAGAAATGATTATGAAAGTTAAAGAACCTCTTGAGTCTGAATATGAATTATTCCAAGAAAATCAAATTTTATTTACCTACCTTCACTTAGCTGCAGAAAAACCATTAACAGAAGCTTTGATGAAGAAAAAGGTTGTTGCAATTGCTTATGAGACAGTAGAAGAAGCTGATGGATCATTACCGCTACTAACTCCTATGAGTGAAGTGGCGGGCAGAATGGCCACCCAAATGGGATCAAGGTTTTTAGAAAAACCCAATGGTGGCGCTGGAGTACTTATGGGTGGTGTGCCTGGAGTAAGACCAGCTGAAGTAACAGTTATTGGCGGCGGTGTAGTAGGAACTAATGCTGCTAAAATAGCTCATGGGATGGGAGCTAATGTAACTATTTTGGATATAGATGCTGAAAGGTTACGTTATTTAGATGATATTTTCCATGGAAACATTAACACATTAATGTCTAACCCTCTAAATATCGAAGAATGCGCTAAAAGGTCTGATCTATTAATTGGTGGAGTGCTAATTCCGGGAGCAAAAGCCCCTAAGTTGGTAACTAAAGAAATGGTTAGTCAGATGAAAGAGGGTTCTGTTATAGTTGACGTTGCTATAGACCAAGGTGGTTCTATTGAAACCATCGATAGAGTTACAACTCATGCAAATCCAACTTATGTAGTTGATGGTGTTGTTCACTATTCAGTTGCTAATATGCCTGGAGCTGTTCCAAGAACTTCGACAATAGCGCTAACAAATGTTACTATGCCTTATGCTGTTGCTATTGCAAGCAAAGGTTGGAGAAAAGCTATTGATGATGATGCAAGGTTAGTTCCAGGAGTTAATGTTGTTAATGGAAAACTTGTATATAAGCCTGTTGCCGATGGCTTAGACTTACCATATACTTCTTTAGAAGAAGCGATAAACTAA
- a CDS encoding phosphopentomutase, whose protein sequence is MNRAILIVLDSVGIGALPDADQYNDEGANTLANIAKEVGGLNVPTLEKLGLGNIHPIQGVKEQKHPLASYGKMDEKSPGKDTTTGHWEMAGVVLKHPFPVYPDGFPQEIIGEFEEKIGTKTLGNKVASGTKIIEELGAEHQKTGYPIVYTSADSVFQIAAHEEVIPLEKLYDMCAIARKMLQGKHGVGRVIARPFIGKNGEFQRTANRKDYSLVPPEETVLQTLQSHGKEVIGIGKINDIYAGLGITKSYKSKSNSEGLEITLDKIKENNSGLIMLNLVDFDMLYGHRNDVKGYAKALEEADGMINDLIAYLKEDDLLILTADHGCDPTHQGTDHTREYAPLLVYGKNHVPKDLGVREGFTDVAQTLSEIFSLEKDFSGNSILD, encoded by the coding sequence ATAAATAGGGCAATATTAATAGTGCTGGATAGCGTTGGTATTGGAGCTTTACCTGACGCTGATCAATACAATGATGAGGGGGCAAATACTCTAGCTAATATTGCGAAAGAAGTTGGAGGTCTAAATGTACCCACGCTAGAGAAACTAGGGCTAGGAAACATCCATCCTATACAAGGAGTTAAAGAACAAAAGCATCCATTAGCATCTTATGGAAAAATGGATGAAAAGTCTCCTGGTAAAGACACAACTACAGGGCATTGGGAGATGGCTGGTGTAGTGTTGAAGCATCCATTCCCTGTGTACCCTGATGGTTTTCCGCAAGAGATTATAGGAGAGTTTGAAGAAAAAATAGGGACAAAGACCTTAGGAAATAAAGTGGCTTCAGGAACAAAAATTATCGAAGAATTAGGGGCTGAGCATCAGAAAACAGGCTATCCTATTGTTTATACTTCCGCAGACAGTGTTTTTCAAATAGCAGCTCATGAAGAGGTTATTCCTTTAGAGAAACTTTATGATATGTGTGCTATTGCTCGTAAAATGCTTCAGGGTAAACATGGCGTTGGGAGGGTTATAGCAAGACCCTTTATCGGGAAAAATGGAGAGTTTCAAAGGACAGCAAATAGAAAGGATTATTCTTTGGTGCCACCTGAAGAGACTGTTTTACAGACCCTTCAAAGTCATGGAAAAGAAGTTATAGGAATAGGTAAGATAAATGACATTTATGCTGGGTTGGGGATAACTAAATCCTATAAATCAAAATCTAATTCTGAAGGATTAGAAATAACCTTAGACAAAATTAAAGAAAACAACAGTGGGCTAATCATGTTAAACTTAGTTGACTTTGATATGTTGTATGGACATAGAAATGATGTGAAAGGATATGCAAAAGCTTTAGAAGAGGCTGATGGAATGATTAATGACCTTATTGCATATCTTAAGGAAGATGATTTGCTAATTTTAACTGCTGATCACGGATGTGATCCCACCCATCAAGGAACAGATCATACAAGGGAATATGCACCGTTGCTGGTATATGGAAAAAATCATGTTCCTAAGGATCTAGGAGTTAGAGAAGGATTTACAGATGTCGCTCAAACGCTATCAGAAATTTTTTCTTTAGAAAAAGATTTCTCTGGAAATAGTATATTAGATTAA